One region of Streptomyces sp. CG4 genomic DNA includes:
- a CDS encoding DUF397 domain-containing protein, translating to MPAPDNWRKSSYSGGNDGANCVEIAPRPTHIAIRDSKDPALGTLTIPTEAFTPFIKAIRTGACH from the coding sequence ATGCCCGCACCTGACAACTGGCGGAAGTCGTCCTACTCCGGCGGCAACGACGGAGCCAACTGCGTGGAAATCGCCCCCCGCCCCACCCACATAGCCATCCGAGACTCCAAGGACCCCGCCCTCGGCACCCTCACCATCCCCACCGAAGCCTTCACCCCCTTCATCAAGGCCATCCGTACCGGCGCCTGCCACTGA
- a CDS encoding BMP family ABC transporter substrate-binding protein, with protein MRRVAKLSAACIATAALAVTATACGSTSSDNTSSSSSSGGGKGVKIGLAYDVGGRGDRSFNDSAARGADKAEKEFGGSIKELTAKTSDTPADREQRLTDLAQAGYNPVIAIGYTYAPAVEKVAKQFPKTSFGLVDSVVNGTNVDNITFTEEQSSYLAGVAAALKTKKDHVGFIGGVDIPLIKKFEAGYVQGVHDTNPKVKVDTQYLSHGSDTSGFASPDKGKEAAQGMLDNGADVIYSAAGSSGNGAIEAVSGVKGAWAIGVDSDQYNIPGLAKYKNAILTSAVKNVDVGVYDLVQSVHNGKPLTGNNVYSLAKNGVSLATSGGFLTDIQPKLDAAKQKIVSGQIKVKTTP; from the coding sequence GTGCGCCGGGTAGCCAAGCTTTCCGCTGCGTGTATCGCGACCGCAGCACTCGCCGTGACTGCCACCGCGTGTGGCAGCACGTCCTCTGACAACACTTCCTCTTCCTCCTCCTCGGGCGGCGGCAAGGGCGTCAAGATCGGTCTCGCCTACGACGTCGGCGGCCGTGGTGACCGTTCCTTCAACGACTCCGCCGCGCGCGGTGCCGACAAGGCCGAGAAGGAGTTCGGCGGTTCCATCAAGGAGCTGACCGCGAAGACCTCCGACACCCCGGCCGACCGCGAGCAGCGCCTCACGGACCTCGCCCAGGCCGGCTACAACCCGGTCATCGCGATCGGTTACACCTACGCGCCCGCCGTGGAGAAGGTCGCCAAGCAGTTCCCGAAGACCTCCTTCGGCCTGGTCGACTCCGTGGTGAACGGCACCAACGTCGACAACATCACCTTCACCGAGGAGCAGAGCTCCTACCTCGCCGGTGTCGCCGCCGCGCTGAAGACCAAGAAGGACCACGTCGGCTTCATCGGCGGTGTGGACATCCCGCTGATCAAGAAGTTCGAGGCGGGCTACGTCCAGGGCGTGCACGACACCAACCCCAAGGTCAAGGTCGACACCCAGTACCTGAGCCACGGCTCGGACACCTCCGGCTTCGCCAGCCCCGACAAGGGCAAGGAGGCCGCGCAGGGCATGCTGGACAACGGCGCGGACGTCATCTACTCCGCCGCCGGCTCCTCCGGCAACGGTGCGATCGAGGCCGTCAGCGGCGTCAAGGGCGCCTGGGCCATCGGCGTGGACTCCGACCAGTACAACATCCCGGGTCTGGCCAAGTACAAGAACGCGATCCTGACCTCGGCCGTCAAGAACGTCGACGTCGGTGTCTACGACCTGGTCCAGTCCGTGCACAACGGCAAGCCGCTGACCGGCAACAACGTCTACTCGCTCGCCAAGAACGGTGTCTCCCTGGCCACCAGCGGCGGCTTCCTCACCGACATCCAGCCCAAGCTGGACGCCGCGAAGCAGAAGATCGTCTCCGGCCAGATCAAGGTCAAGACCACCCCGTGA
- a CDS encoding DUF4232 domain-containing protein, which yields MARRTRAVCALSLVVLLGAAACGKEHDTATQPSRGSSDARPAVCGSSQLSWKLTLLPGKPHNTPTAMLSAAHKGAKPCAFDGYPGLEYFVGKGPASDAKPKKSTPVHLVLKPGHSIAFPVFYDAVGSPSESCDISAEYDPSISVTPPHRAPHDDYGSLVQLTDTRGHHVRAQVCGPDDPLLGPPQLH from the coding sequence ATGGCGCGGCGGACACGGGCGGTCTGCGCTCTCAGCCTGGTGGTGCTGCTGGGTGCCGCTGCCTGCGGCAAGGAGCACGACACCGCCACCCAGCCGTCCAGAGGCTCTTCGGACGCTCGTCCCGCCGTGTGCGGATCGTCCCAGCTGAGCTGGAAGCTGACCCTTCTGCCGGGCAAGCCGCACAACACGCCGACTGCGATGCTCAGCGCCGCGCACAAGGGAGCGAAGCCCTGCGCCTTCGACGGTTACCCGGGGCTCGAATACTTCGTCGGCAAGGGACCGGCGAGCGACGCGAAGCCGAAGAAATCCACGCCGGTCCATCTGGTACTGAAGCCGGGCCACAGCATCGCGTTCCCGGTCTTCTACGACGCGGTCGGCTCGCCGTCCGAGAGCTGCGACATCTCGGCGGAGTACGACCCGAGCATCTCCGTGACGCCACCGCACCGCGCCCCGCACGACGACTACGGCTCCCTCGTGCAGCTGACCGACACGCGGGGGCACCATGTGCGGGCGCAGGTGTGCGGCCCCGACGACCCGCTGTTGGGCCCGCCCCAACTGCACTGA
- a CDS encoding helix-turn-helix transcriptional regulator, giving the protein MGLRREPTARQMRLGAELRRLRDAAGLKGREAADLLGVSSVQINQIESGLAGVSEARLRRLATHYMCTDEELISALVAMATDRTRGWWEEYRWLLPKPFLDLSELEHHATCLREVQFLFVPGPLQTEDYARAVFSDRVPELPSEEIELRVRHRMQRKTAIVGTPYEAVIHEAALRIMVSDRTASRAQLAHLVERSEAGHVTVRVIPFRLEGFTGAANAMTYAGGAVPRLDTVVRDGPYGAAFIDSEAQLSAFRTLFHKMETVSLDPERSRDFIHRLAKEL; this is encoded by the coding sequence ATGGGCTTGAGGCGCGAACCGACGGCACGCCAGATGCGTCTGGGTGCCGAACTGCGCAGACTTCGCGACGCGGCCGGTCTCAAGGGTCGTGAGGCAGCAGACCTGCTCGGCGTGAGTTCCGTCCAGATCAACCAGATCGAGTCGGGACTCGCAGGCGTCAGCGAAGCGCGGCTGCGCCGGCTTGCCACTCACTACATGTGCACTGACGAGGAGCTGATCTCAGCCCTGGTGGCCATGGCAACCGACCGGACACGCGGCTGGTGGGAGGAGTACCGATGGCTACTGCCCAAGCCGTTCCTCGACCTGTCCGAGCTGGAGCACCACGCCACCTGCCTGCGGGAGGTCCAGTTCCTCTTCGTCCCCGGCCCCCTCCAGACGGAGGACTACGCGCGTGCCGTCTTCTCCGACAGAGTTCCAGAACTCCCCTCTGAGGAGATTGAGTTGCGCGTCCGTCACCGGATGCAACGCAAGACAGCCATCGTAGGTACCCCATATGAGGCGGTCATCCACGAAGCCGCACTGCGGATCATGGTTAGCGACCGCACCGCCTCACGGGCTCAACTCGCGCACTTGGTGGAGCGTTCTGAAGCAGGGCACGTCACCGTACGTGTCATCCCGTTCCGCCTAGAGGGTTTCACCGGTGCCGCGAACGCGATGACGTACGCAGGGGGCGCCGTACCCAGGTTGGACACGGTCGTGCGCGACGGCCCCTATGGAGCGGCTTTCATCGACTCAGAAGCCCAGCTCAGCGCCTTTCGAACGCTCTTTCATAAAATGGAGACCGTGTCGCTCGACCCCGAGCGCTCACGTGACTTCATCCACAGGCTGGCGAAAGAGCTGTGA
- a CDS encoding ATP-binding protein — translation MPENEAWDYTLYIPNDLRAVTVCRRTLRLILTLHGLIGIVDTAELLAAELVSNAVRHTKGPAALRVRRTPEGTVWIGAWDTDPAPPDPPRSLEQVAELEDGRGLGLVKACAEYWGWQPTARFGDRGKYVWCELGAA, via the coding sequence ATGCCCGAAAATGAAGCCTGGGACTACACCCTCTACATCCCCAACGACCTCAGAGCCGTCACCGTCTGCCGCCGCACCCTGCGCCTGATCCTCACCCTGCACGGGCTGATCGGGATCGTGGACACCGCAGAACTGCTGGCGGCTGAGCTGGTCTCCAACGCCGTACGCCACACCAAGGGGCCTGCAGCCCTCAGGGTCCGCCGTACCCCGGAGGGCACCGTGTGGATCGGGGCGTGGGACACCGATCCCGCTCCGCCGGATCCGCCACGGTCGCTGGAGCAGGTGGCGGAGCTGGAGGACGGGCGGGGGCTGGGGCTGGTGAAGGCTTGTGCGGAGTACTGGGGGTGGCAGCCCACGGCGCGGTTCGGGGATCGCGGGAAGTACGTGTGGTGTGAGCTCGGGGCCGCGTGA
- a CDS encoding DUF1259 domain-containing protein has protein sequence MESNGSTLRTSRRGFLVAGGVLGSALAEAPVAQALDRLGEDGRGDVPESLQRPVATLPADWQPVAEALRGVGGLGADGLVFRLTFPRYDLNLTSHGVGGLVEGSFAAFARYPDGSTMLMGDVVATEDELQSVTDALQAHDLAQTAIHKHLPAHRPPLWWTHVHGVSADPLSLARAMRAGLDATATPGPREPDTSPPAGLDTAAIDAVLGAKGRSEDGYRFSFARRETVSDGGRVVPGAMGVTTAVTFFPTGGGRAAATGDFVMIAGEVQRVIKILRTGGIGVVELHNHFLDDQPRLFYLHFWAVGDAVALARTLQSAKAATNLVSGS, from the coding sequence ATGGAGTCGAACGGCAGCACGCTGCGCACGTCGCGGCGTGGGTTCCTCGTGGCAGGCGGCGTACTGGGCTCCGCTCTGGCCGAGGCTCCCGTGGCGCAGGCCCTCGACCGGCTCGGGGAGGACGGTCGCGGTGACGTGCCCGAGTCGCTCCAGCGGCCCGTGGCGACGCTCCCGGCGGACTGGCAGCCCGTGGCCGAGGCGCTGCGCGGGGTGGGTGGGCTGGGTGCGGACGGACTCGTGTTCCGCCTGACCTTTCCCCGCTACGACCTGAATCTGACCTCGCACGGGGTCGGTGGCCTGGTGGAGGGGTCGTTCGCGGCGTTCGCCCGTTACCCGGACGGCAGCACGATGCTCATGGGCGACGTGGTCGCCACCGAGGACGAGCTGCAGAGTGTCACCGACGCCCTGCAGGCCCATGATCTGGCGCAGACCGCGATTCACAAGCATCTCCCCGCCCATCGGCCGCCACTGTGGTGGACGCATGTCCACGGTGTCTCCGCCGATCCGCTGTCCCTCGCCCGCGCCATGCGAGCGGGGCTGGACGCCACGGCCACCCCCGGGCCCCGGGAGCCCGACACATCGCCGCCGGCCGGTCTCGACACCGCCGCCATCGACGCCGTGCTGGGTGCGAAGGGAAGGAGCGAGGACGGCTACCGTTTCTCCTTCGCCCGCCGGGAGACGGTCAGCGACGGCGGCCGTGTCGTGCCGGGCGCCATGGGAGTCACGACCGCTGTCACCTTCTTCCCCACAGGGGGTGGGCGTGCCGCCGCCACCGGGGACTTCGTCATGATCGCCGGCGAGGTGCAGCGGGTCATCAAGATCCTGCGAACCGGCGGGATCGGCGTGGTCGAGCTGCACAATCACTTTCTGGACGACCAGCCCCGCCTCTTCTACCTGCACTTCTGGGCCGTCGGTGACGCCGTCGCCCTGGCCCGAACCCTCCAGAGCGCCAAAGCGGCCACGAATCTCGTCTCCGGCTCGTGA
- a CDS encoding class I SAM-dependent methyltransferase, with the protein MTGPTEASAAAETFLQTTRTSYDTIAKDYAAQFPAGGRHPLDRTLITAFAELVTEHGSAPVADLGSGPGHVTALLDELGVPAFGVDLSPSMVRLARDAYPQLRFHIGSMTSLDLPDATLGGILALYSTIHVPDAHLPAACAEFHRTLLPGGHVLLAFQTGTEPGRLHLPERFGHEIDLDYYWRTPDQVSAALTEAGLELVATVRREPTGEESRARAFVLARRPAGEA; encoded by the coding sequence CTGACCGGCCCGACCGAGGCCTCCGCCGCGGCCGAGACCTTCCTGCAGACGACCCGCACCTCCTACGACACGATCGCCAAGGACTACGCGGCCCAGTTCCCGGCCGGCGGCCGGCACCCACTCGACCGCACCCTGATCACCGCCTTCGCCGAGCTGGTGACCGAGCACGGCTCGGCCCCCGTGGCCGACCTGGGCAGCGGCCCCGGCCACGTCACCGCGCTCCTGGACGAGCTGGGCGTGCCCGCCTTCGGCGTGGATCTCTCCCCCTCGATGGTGAGGCTGGCCCGCGACGCCTACCCCCAACTACGCTTCCACATCGGCTCGATGACGTCGCTGGACCTGCCGGACGCCACCCTGGGCGGCATCCTCGCCCTGTACTCGACGATCCACGTCCCCGACGCCCACCTGCCGGCGGCCTGCGCCGAATTCCACCGCACCCTGCTGCCCGGCGGCCACGTCCTCCTCGCCTTCCAGACCGGCACGGAGCCCGGCCGTCTGCACCTGCCCGAGCGCTTCGGCCACGAGATCGACCTCGACTACTACTGGCGCACTCCGGACCAGGTCAGCGCCGCGCTGACGGAGGCGGGCCTGGAGCTGGTGGCGACCGTACGCCGGGAACCGACCGGGGAGGAGAGCCGGGCGAGGGCGTTCGTGCTGGCCCGCAGGCCCGCCGGCGAAGCCTGA
- a CDS encoding M20 family metallopeptidase — protein sequence MSLESEAGLAGDVLPGVLSEALHAELVAFRRDLHMHPELGNQEFRTTAAIKERLEQAGLRPRVLAKGTGLVCDIGLTEGKRPAVPLLALRADIDALPIPDTKTDCAYRSTVPDRAHACGHDVHTTVVLGTGLVLADLHAKGLLPRPVRLLFQPAEEVLPGGALDAIEDGVLKGVGRILAVHCDPRVDAGRIGLRHGAITSACDRLEVALDGPGGHTARPHLTTDLVNAAARVAVDVPAVIGRRVDARVGLVLTWGRIESGHAPNVIPQHAELSGTVRCLDLEAWRDAPDIVHAAIDEVATLHRAKSEITYVRGVPPVVNDKESTELLRRAMVARRGRDSVESTEQSLGGEDYSWYLEHVPGAMARLGVRRPGERTVRDLHQGDFDADEHAIKVGVEMFTAAAFLEPNGVQG from the coding sequence ATGTCCCTAGAGTCCGAGGCCGGTCTTGCGGGGGATGTGCTCCCCGGCGTGCTGAGCGAAGCCCTGCACGCCGAACTCGTCGCCTTCCGTCGCGACTTGCACATGCACCCTGAGCTGGGCAATCAGGAGTTCCGTACGACCGCCGCGATCAAGGAGCGGCTGGAGCAGGCAGGGCTTCGGCCCCGCGTGCTCGCCAAGGGAACCGGACTCGTCTGTGACATCGGCCTGACCGAGGGCAAGCGCCCGGCCGTGCCTCTCCTGGCCCTGCGCGCGGACATCGACGCCCTGCCCATCCCGGACACCAAGACCGACTGCGCCTATCGGTCGACCGTGCCGGACCGGGCGCACGCCTGCGGTCACGACGTGCACACGACCGTCGTACTCGGCACCGGGCTGGTCCTCGCCGACCTGCACGCCAAGGGCCTGCTGCCCCGGCCGGTACGGCTGCTCTTCCAGCCCGCCGAGGAGGTGCTGCCCGGCGGCGCCCTGGACGCCATCGAGGACGGGGTGCTGAAGGGGGTCGGGCGGATCCTCGCCGTGCACTGCGACCCTCGCGTCGACGCCGGGCGGATCGGGCTGCGGCACGGGGCGATCACCAGCGCGTGCGACCGGCTCGAAGTCGCCCTGGACGGGCCGGGCGGGCACACCGCCCGGCCGCATCTGACCACCGACCTGGTGAACGCCGCCGCCCGCGTCGCCGTCGACGTGCCCGCCGTGATCGGCCGCCGCGTCGACGCCCGCGTCGGCCTCGTCCTCACCTGGGGCCGGATCGAGTCGGGCCACGCGCCGAACGTGATCCCGCAGCACGCCGAGCTGTCCGGCACCGTGCGCTGCCTGGACCTGGAGGCCTGGCGGGACGCGCCCGACATCGTGCACGCGGCCATCGACGAGGTCGCGACCCTGCACCGGGCCAAGTCCGAGATCACCTATGTACGCGGGGTGCCGCCGGTGGTGAACGACAAGGAGTCCACCGAGCTGCTGCGCCGGGCGATGGTCGCGCGGCGCGGCCGGGACTCCGTCGAGAGCACCGAGCAGAGCCTCGGCGGCGAGGACTACTCCTGGTATCTGGAGCACGTGCCGGGCGCCATGGCCCGCCTCGGGGTACGGCGCCCCGGCGAGCGCACCGTGCGCGACCTCCACCAGGGTGACTTCGACGCCGACGAACACGCGATCAAGGTCGGCGTGGAGATGTTCACGGCGGCGGCCTTCCTGGAACCGAACGGCGTTCAGGGCTGA
- a CDS encoding DUF397 domain-containing protein, with protein MGTPDNWRKSSYSGPGDGDSCVEIAPRPTHIAIRDSKDPALGTLTIPTEAFTPFIQALKEAQRA; from the coding sequence ATGGGCACCCCCGACAACTGGCGGAAGTCGTCCTACTCCGGGCCCGGCGATGGAGACTCCTGCGTGGAAATCGCCCCCCGCCCCACCCACATAGCCATCCGAGACTCCAAGGACCCCGCCCTCGGCACCCTCACCATCCCCACCGAAGCCTTCACCCCCTTCATCCAAGCCCTGAAGGAGGCGCAGCGCGCCTAG